One Stenotrophomonas oahuensis genomic region harbors:
- a CDS encoding energy transducer TonB, translated as MRWGGLLAALLFTGCASQPSITTVDTRSENVDHRRLVAAAPGGESGAVTAYELGATEGYRMPQLYGGPQPVLGERDPRRELAPTQVCLQVVVNAEGRVERSVLLNDRPECQAGAAAENTVLVQAAQEAVAQWRFTPAAVCHFAAGQVPEDRGDCRDAARVEPVAVSLLYAFTFEIVKGQQIVRQH; from the coding sequence ATGAGGTGGGGAGGGCTGCTGGCGGCACTGCTGTTCACCGGCTGTGCCAGCCAGCCCTCCATCACCACGGTGGACACGCGCAGCGAGAACGTCGACCACCGGCGGCTGGTGGCTGCGGCACCTGGTGGCGAGAGTGGCGCGGTGACGGCGTACGAACTGGGTGCCACCGAGGGCTATCGCATGCCGCAGTTGTATGGGGGGCCGCAGCCGGTGCTGGGCGAGCGGGATCCGCGTCGCGAGCTGGCTCCCACCCAGGTCTGTCTGCAGGTGGTGGTGAACGCTGAAGGCCGCGTCGAGCGCAGCGTGCTGCTCAATGACCGGCCGGAATGCCAGGCCGGTGCTGCGGCGGAGAACACGGTGCTGGTGCAGGCGGCGCAGGAAGCGGTGGCGCAGTGGCGTTTCACACCCGCTGCGGTGTGCCATTTCGCTGCGGGCCAGGTGCCGGAAGACCGCGGTGACTGCCGTGATGCCGCACGCGTCGAGCCGGTGGCGGTCAGCCTGCTGTATGCCTTTACCTTCGAGATCGTGAAGGGCCAGCAGATCGTGCGCCAGCACTGA
- a CDS encoding dicarboxylate/amino acid:cation symporter translates to MTEAATPGQTPPRQKLPLHWKMFIGFGLGLVLGLIVHALEGNIGGLTEAARAVMTYVTTPLSGLFLNLIFMLIVPLIFSALVMGVSEMGDIRALGRIGWKTLAYTVVLSGVAVGIGLVLVNLLKPGVGVDPAMAAQLLHENVERSREIVANIGEQPKGMDMLLSIVPSNVLAAASSNGAILSLMFFALMFGIGMVLSPEDKVATLRKGIEGVFEISMTLINLVIRLAPYAVACFMFNLAAIFGFDLLIRLGAYVGVVVLALGLHMVVSYGVAVWLSGRSPLAFFRDTQEATVMAFSTASSNATLPTALRVADQMGLPQRVSRFVLTVGATANQNGTALFEGVTVIFLAQFFGVELSITQQLMVMVVCILGGIGTAGVPSGSLPVVAMICAMVGVDPMGIGLILGVNHFLDMCRTALNVTGDLALTTLVAKGEKDEPQAPDPAHS, encoded by the coding sequence ATGACTGAGGCCGCAACTCCCGGGCAGACGCCGCCCCGGCAGAAACTCCCCCTGCACTGGAAAATGTTCATCGGGTTCGGTCTGGGCCTGGTCCTGGGCCTGATCGTGCACGCCCTCGAGGGCAACATCGGTGGCCTGACCGAGGCCGCCCGCGCGGTGATGACCTATGTGACCACCCCGTTGTCGGGGCTGTTCCTCAATCTGATCTTCATGCTGATCGTGCCGCTGATCTTCTCGGCGCTGGTGATGGGCGTGTCGGAGATGGGCGACATCCGCGCCCTGGGCCGGATCGGCTGGAAGACCCTGGCCTACACCGTGGTGCTGTCCGGTGTGGCCGTGGGTATCGGCCTGGTGCTGGTCAACCTGCTCAAGCCCGGCGTCGGCGTGGACCCGGCCATGGCTGCGCAACTGCTGCACGAGAACGTCGAGCGCAGCCGCGAGATCGTCGCCAACATCGGCGAGCAGCCCAAGGGCATGGACATGCTGCTGTCGATCGTGCCGAGCAACGTGCTGGCTGCTGCCTCCAGCAATGGCGCGATTCTGTCGCTGATGTTCTTCGCGCTGATGTTCGGCATCGGCATGGTGCTGTCGCCGGAAGACAAGGTTGCCACCCTGCGCAAGGGCATCGAGGGCGTGTTCGAGATCTCGATGACCCTGATCAACCTGGTCATCCGCCTGGCTCCATACGCGGTGGCCTGCTTCATGTTCAACCTGGCCGCGATTTTCGGTTTCGACCTGCTGATCCGCCTCGGTGCGTATGTGGGCGTGGTGGTGCTGGCGCTGGGGCTGCACATGGTGGTCAGCTACGGCGTCGCCGTGTGGCTGTCCGGGCGCTCGCCGCTGGCCTTCTTCCGCGATACCCAGGAGGCCACGGTGATGGCCTTCTCCACCGCCTCCAGCAACGCCACCCTGCCGACCGCGCTGCGCGTGGCCGACCAGATGGGCCTGCCGCAGCGTGTCTCGCGCTTCGTGCTGACCGTGGGTGCCACCGCCAACCAGAACGGCACCGCGCTGTTTGAAGGTGTCACTGTGATCTTCCTGGCCCAGTTCTTCGGCGTGGAGCTCAGCATCACCCAGCAGCTGATGGTGATGGTGGTCTGCATCCTCGGCGGCATCGGAACGGCCGGTGTGCCGTCCGGCTCGCTGCCGGTGGTGGCGATGATCTGCGCCATGGTCGGCGTCGACCCGATGGGCATCGGCCTGATCCTGGGCGTGAACCACTTCCTGGACATGTGCCGCACCGCACTCAACGTGACCGGCGATCTGGCCCTGACCACCCTGGTGGCGAAGGGCGAAAAAGACGAGCCCCAGGCGCCCGACCCCGCCCATTCATAA
- a CDS encoding BlaI/MecI/CopY family transcriptional regulator: protein MSQISEAEAVVMEVLWARHPLGADDVVAALADRDWAEPTIKTLLNRLLTKGAISASRDGRRYLYSPVLQRQSWVAEQSSGLVDKLFAGRVAPLVAHFSQRGELSAQDIAELKKLIQELDHD, encoded by the coding sequence ATGAGCCAGATCAGCGAAGCCGAAGCGGTTGTCATGGAAGTGCTGTGGGCGCGGCATCCGCTTGGGGCCGATGACGTGGTGGCCGCGCTGGCCGACCGCGACTGGGCAGAGCCCACCATCAAGACACTGCTCAACCGCCTGCTCACCAAGGGCGCAATCAGCGCCAGCCGGGACGGTCGTCGTTACCTGTACTCACCGGTGCTGCAGCGCCAGAGCTGGGTGGCCGAGCAGAGCAGCGGCCTGGTGGACAAGCTGTTTGCGGGCCGGGTCGCCCCGCTGGTCGCGCATTTCAGCCAGCGCGGGGAGCTGAGCGCGCAGGACATCGCCGAACTGAAGAAGCTGATCCAGGAGCTGGACCATGACTGA
- a CDS encoding acetyl-CoA hydrolase/transferase C-terminal domain-containing protein — protein MTDHLTDLDAAVDWLLQRVDGPLRIGAPLALGKPHRLLNALYARVESDASRPLQLYTALSLNPPKPPSGGLEGRFMAPFAERHFGADFPRLAYADAVARDRLPAHVQVEEFYMQSGALLGSSQAQRGYTSLNYTHAADAVAQRAPHAIVQKVAMRPDDRRLSLSCNNDITQDTLDAMAARGLPRPLLIAEIDPQLPYLGGSATVDVTFFDLVITPPPPYPALFGLPRQPVSDADYAIGLYASTLVRDGGTLQIGIGTLADAISHALVLRHTDNARYRQILRALDPELEQNPTVLECGGLEPFEVGLYGCSEMLNEGFRRLVQTGVIRRKVHDDLSLMQRIENGSTLSIDHATLEAEGEYLHGAFYLGSPDFYQWLRDLPEDECRAIGMRRISEINQLYGGNETLERLQRRHARFFNSCMIATALGAATSDALEDGRVVSGVGGQYNFVAMAHALPEARSALMFRATREDARGLQSNVRWNYGHTTIPRHLRDIYINEYGIADLRNLTDEDCVVNMTAIADAGFQDNLLQTAKASKKLATSFTAPARWRERNSAAAVSATLAPFRHSGELPDYPLGSDFTEVEQHLVKALGWLKQNTTTRSGKLRTVLAALRQPAGDGDVVYLQRMGLDAPQTLGEKIEARLVRLGLARTA, from the coding sequence ATGACCGATCACCTCACCGACCTGGACGCCGCCGTCGATTGGCTGCTGCAACGGGTGGATGGCCCGCTGCGCATCGGGGCACCGTTGGCGCTGGGCAAGCCGCACCGTCTGCTCAACGCGCTGTACGCGAGGGTGGAAAGCGATGCATCGCGGCCGTTGCAGCTGTACACCGCGTTGTCGCTCAACCCGCCGAAGCCGCCTTCGGGGGGACTGGAAGGCCGCTTCATGGCCCCGTTCGCCGAGCGTCACTTCGGTGCGGACTTCCCGCGCCTGGCCTATGCCGACGCAGTGGCGCGTGACCGTCTGCCGGCGCATGTGCAGGTGGAAGAGTTCTACATGCAGTCCGGCGCGCTGCTGGGCTCGTCACAGGCGCAGCGTGGCTACACCAGCCTGAACTACACGCATGCAGCCGACGCGGTGGCGCAGCGCGCGCCGCACGCCATTGTGCAGAAGGTCGCGATGCGTCCGGACGACCGCCGCTTGTCGCTGTCGTGCAACAACGACATCACCCAGGACACGCTGGACGCGATGGCCGCGCGCGGGCTGCCGCGCCCGCTGCTGATCGCCGAGATCGATCCGCAGCTGCCCTACCTGGGTGGCTCGGCGACGGTGGATGTGACCTTCTTCGACCTGGTGATCACCCCACCACCGCCTTACCCTGCCCTGTTCGGGCTGCCGCGCCAGCCGGTCAGCGACGCGGATTACGCCATTGGCCTGTACGCGAGCACGCTGGTACGCGACGGCGGCACGCTGCAGATCGGCATCGGCACGCTGGCGGATGCGATCAGCCACGCGCTGGTATTGCGCCACACTGACAACGCACGCTACCGGCAGATCCTGCGGGCGCTGGATCCGGAACTGGAGCAGAACCCCACGGTGCTGGAGTGTGGCGGGCTGGAGCCGTTCGAGGTGGGCCTGTACGGCTGCAGCGAAATGCTCAACGAAGGCTTCCGCCGGCTGGTGCAGACCGGGGTGATCCGGCGCAAGGTGCACGACGACCTGTCGCTGATGCAGCGGATCGAGAACGGCAGCACGCTGAGCATCGACCACGCCACGCTGGAGGCGGAAGGCGAGTATCTGCACGGCGCGTTCTACCTGGGCTCGCCGGACTTCTACCAGTGGCTGCGCGACCTGCCGGAAGACGAGTGCCGGGCGATCGGCATGCGCCGGATCAGCGAGATCAATCAACTGTATGGCGGCAACGAGACGCTGGAACGCCTGCAGCGGCGCCATGCGCGGTTCTTCAATTCCTGCATGATCGCCACCGCGCTGGGCGCGGCCACGTCCGACGCGCTGGAAGATGGGCGGGTGGTGTCGGGTGTGGGCGGCCAGTACAACTTCGTGGCGATGGCGCATGCGCTGCCGGAAGCGCGCAGCGCACTGATGTTCCGGGCCACACGCGAGGATGCGCGCGGTCTGCAGTCGAACGTGCGCTGGAACTACGGGCATACCACCATTCCACGGCACCTGCGCGACATCTATATCAACGAGTACGGCATTGCGGATCTTCGCAACCTGACCGATGAGGATTGCGTGGTAAACATGACCGCGATTGCCGATGCTGGTTTCCAGGACAATCTGCTGCAGACGGCGAAGGCATCGAAGAAGCTGGCGACGTCGTTTACGGCGCCGGCGCGATGGCGTGAGCGCAACAGCGCGGCGGCGGTGAGTGCGACGCTGGCCCCGTTCCGTCACTCCGGCGAACTGCCGGACTATCCGCTGGGCAGTGATTTCACCGAAGTGGAGCAGCACTTGGTAAAGGCGCTGGGTTGGTTGAAGCAGAACACCACCACCCGCAGCGGCAAGCTGCGCACGGTGCTGGCGGCGTTGCGCCAGCCCGCCGGCGATGGCGATGTGGTGTATCTGCAGCGCATGGGGCTGGATGCACCGCAGACGCTCGGCGAGAAGATCGAAGCACGGCTGGTGCGCTTGGGGTTGGCGCGGACGGCTTGA
- a CDS encoding TonB family protein gives MTDLLQGLLLTSAWGSIAVLLIAMARPLLKRLGGAAVVYRSWWMLPLALLAPLLPVPAVAVIDAAPVRAFGNALTTPLLPADAPLWPALLVAVWLAGALGVAVLQIRAQRRFVQAMGPLSPRADGSWQASADPGLPALVGVMAPRIVVGPDFDLRFSATERDLVLQHERSHRAHRDHWANLAVALLRCVFWFHPLLPWATRRFLCDQELACDARTVDPHPALRRLYASTLLKAQLVHPVAPMACHWRSQPMLKERIAMLKQNKRKALPWVSGQVVVVGLCVGLCSMAWASQGGAGTPSIGFEAEPVPAGSAETVGAQVVNTTAPKYPVAAFEQGVSGKVELRVEVGADGRVTDVRVLSATPAGVFEDAAVTSARAWTFKPALREGKPVASALKIPVTFEMNDEAPAP, from the coding sequence ATGACTGATCTGCTGCAGGGGTTGTTGCTTACCAGTGCATGGGGCTCGATTGCGGTGCTGCTGATCGCGATGGCGCGCCCACTGCTGAAACGGTTGGGCGGCGCTGCAGTGGTGTACCGGAGCTGGTGGATGCTGCCGTTGGCACTGCTGGCCCCGTTGCTGCCGGTGCCTGCAGTGGCCGTCATCGACGCCGCACCGGTGCGCGCATTCGGGAACGCGCTGACCACCCCGCTGCTACCGGCCGATGCACCGCTGTGGCCCGCGCTGCTGGTCGCCGTGTGGTTGGCGGGGGCATTGGGTGTAGCCGTACTGCAGATTCGCGCGCAACGCCGCTTCGTGCAGGCGATGGGGCCGCTGTCTCCACGTGCCGACGGCAGCTGGCAGGCCAGTGCGGACCCCGGGTTGCCGGCGCTGGTGGGCGTGATGGCCCCGCGCATCGTCGTCGGGCCGGACTTCGATCTGCGCTTCAGCGCGACCGAGCGTGATCTCGTCCTCCAGCACGAGCGCAGCCATCGCGCCCACCGCGATCACTGGGCCAACCTCGCCGTTGCCCTGCTGCGTTGCGTGTTCTGGTTCCATCCGCTGTTGCCGTGGGCGACGCGCCGCTTCCTGTGTGACCAGGAACTGGCCTGTGATGCGCGCACGGTGGATCCCCATCCGGCATTGCGCCGGCTCTATGCCAGCACGCTGCTCAAGGCGCAGCTGGTCCACCCGGTTGCGCCGATGGCCTGTCATTGGCGCAGCCAGCCGATGTTGAAGGAGCGAATTGCCATGTTGAAGCAGAACAAGCGGAAGGCGTTGCCGTGGGTATCTGGTCAGGTCGTGGTGGTGGGGCTGTGCGTTGGACTGTGCAGCATGGCGTGGGCCAGCCAGGGCGGTGCAGGAACACCCTCGATCGGCTTTGAAGCAGAGCCCGTCCCGGCCGGCAGCGCGGAAACCGTGGGGGCCCAGGTGGTCAACACCACGGCACCGAAGTACCCGGTCGCTGCCTTCGAGCAGGGCGTGTCGGGCAAGGTCGAACTGCGTGTCGAGGTGGGCGCGGACGGACGGGTCACCGATGTGCGCGTGCTGAGCGCAACACCGGCGGGTGTGTTCGAAGATGCGGCAGTGACCTCGGCACGTGCCTGGACGTTCAAGCCGGCCCTGCGCGAGGGGAAGCCGGTGGCCTCCGCACTGAAGATCCCGGTCACGTTCGAAATGAACGACGAGGCTCCCGCACCATGA
- the tkt gene encoding transketolase, which produces MTQPTRRQLANAIRFLAADAVETAKSGHPGMPMGMADIAEVLWNDYLRHNPNNPKWFNRDRFVLSNGHGSMLQYALLHLSGYDLPIEQLKQFRQLGSKTAGHPERHETPGVETTTGPLGQGLANAVGFALAEKLLAQRYNRPEHEIVDHRTWVFLGDGCLMEGVSHEAASLAGTWGLGKLVCFWDDNHISIDGNTEGWFTDNTPERFEAYGWNVVRGVDGHDPDSIKAAIDSALAQFDKPTLICCRTTIGFGSPGKAGKESSHGAPLGKDELEATRKALNWNYGPFEIPEEIYAGWRAGGTGTLRQAEWEQQFDKYAAQFPAEAEELTRRSRGELPEDFLAKADAYIAQVQAEGPTIASRKASQLAIEAFAPLLPELVGGSADLAHSNLTLWKASKSVATDDPNANYVYYGVREFGMTAIANGLALHGGFIPFDATFLVFSDYARNGVRMSALIPAHAIHVYTHDSIGLGEDGPTHQPVEHLASLRYIPNNDVWRPCDAVESAVSWKSAITRQDGPSCLVFSRQNLPHQPRNAEQVAQIARGGYVLAEAEGGVPDVILIGTGSEVSLAVAAKAELDAAGIKTRVVSMPSTDVFERQDAGYREAVLPNAVRNRVAVEAGVTGFWRQYVGLDGAVVGIDTFGASAPADALYKHFGITTEHVVAAAKAQLAN; this is translated from the coding sequence ATGACGCAGCCCACCCGCCGCCAGTTGGCCAACGCCATCCGCTTCCTTGCCGCTGATGCGGTCGAAACCGCCAAGTCCGGGCATCCCGGCATGCCGATGGGCATGGCCGATATCGCCGAAGTGCTCTGGAACGACTACCTCCGTCACAACCCCAACAACCCGAAGTGGTTCAACCGCGACCGCTTCGTGCTGTCCAATGGCCACGGCTCGATGCTGCAGTACGCGCTGCTGCACCTGAGCGGCTATGACCTGCCGATCGAGCAGCTCAAGCAATTCCGCCAGCTCGGCAGCAAGACTGCCGGCCATCCGGAACGCCACGAGACCCCCGGCGTGGAAACCACCACCGGTCCGCTCGGCCAGGGCCTGGCCAACGCGGTCGGCTTCGCGCTGGCGGAAAAGCTGCTGGCACAGCGCTACAACCGCCCCGAGCATGAAATCGTCGACCACCGCACCTGGGTGTTCCTGGGCGACGGCTGCCTGATGGAAGGCGTGTCCCACGAAGCCGCCTCGCTGGCCGGCACCTGGGGCCTGGGCAAACTGGTCTGCTTCTGGGACGACAATCACATCTCCATCGACGGCAACACCGAAGGCTGGTTCACCGACAACACCCCCGAGCGTTTCGAAGCCTATGGCTGGAACGTGGTGCGCGGCGTCGATGGCCACGACCCGGACAGCATCAAGGCGGCCATCGACAGCGCGCTGGCGCAGTTCGACAAGCCGACCCTGATCTGCTGCCGCACCACCATCGGTTTCGGTTCGCCGGGCAAGGCCGGCAAGGAATCCAGCCACGGTGCACCGCTGGGCAAGGATGAGCTGGAAGCCACCCGCAAGGCGCTGAACTGGAACTACGGTCCGTTCGAGATTCCGGAAGAAATCTACGCCGGCTGGCGCGCTGGCGGCACCGGCACTCTGCGCCAGGCCGAGTGGGAACAGCAGTTCGACAAGTACGCGGCGCAGTTCCCGGCCGAAGCTGAAGAGCTGACCCGCCGTTCGCGTGGCGAGCTGCCGGAAGACTTCCTGGCCAAGGCCGACGCCTATATTGCCCAGGTGCAGGCCGAAGGCCCGACCATCGCTTCGCGCAAGGCTTCGCAGCTGGCCATTGAAGCGTTCGCGCCGCTGCTGCCGGAACTGGTGGGTGGTTCGGCCGATCTGGCGCATTCGAACCTGACTCTGTGGAAGGCCAGCAAGTCGGTGGCCACCGACGACCCGAACGCCAACTACGTGTACTACGGCGTGCGCGAGTTCGGCATGACCGCGATTGCGAACGGTCTGGCCCTGCACGGCGGCTTCATTCCGTTCGACGCCACCTTCCTGGTGTTCAGCGATTACGCCCGTAACGGCGTGCGCATGAGCGCGCTGATTCCGGCGCACGCGATCCACGTCTACACCCACGACTCGATCGGCCTGGGCGAGGACGGCCCGACCCACCAGCCGGTGGAGCACCTGGCCTCGCTGCGTTACATCCCGAACAACGACGTGTGGCGTCCGTGCGACGCGGTGGAATCGGCGGTGAGCTGGAAGTCGGCGATCACCCGCCAGGACGGCCCGAGCTGCCTGGTGTTCAGCCGCCAGAACCTGCCGCACCAGCCGCGCAACGCGGAGCAGGTGGCGCAGATCGCCCGCGGCGGTTACGTGCTGGCCGAGGCCGAAGGCGGCGTGCCGGACGTGATCCTGATCGGCACCGGTTCGGAAGTGAGCCTGGCAGTTGCGGCCAAGGCCGAACTGGACGCGGCCGGCATCAAGACCCGCGTGGTGTCGATGCCGTCCACCGACGTGTTCGAACGCCAGGACGCCGGCTACCGTGAAGCGGTGCTGCCGAACGCGGTGCGCAACCGCGTGGCCGTTGAAGCCGGCGTGACCGGTTTCTGGCGCCAGTACGTGGGCCTGGACGGTGCGGTGGTCGGCATCGACACCTTCGGTGCCTCGGCCCCGGCGGATGCCCTGTACAAGCATTTCGGCATCACCACCGAACACGTGGTCGCCGCTGCCAAGGCACAGCTGGCCAACTGA
- a CDS encoding OmpW/AlkL family protein, whose translation MRKTSTLLLSSLAVALSLAAAPAMAQSKGDWTISAGVHQVAPKSDNGTLAGGLEVDVDSDIKPTITGEYFIADNLGIEVLAALPFKHDININGLGRVGSTKHLPPVVTLQYHFNSQGKVSPFVGAGVNYTTFFSEETTGALAGADLKLEDSWGLAAHAGLDFKVAENGSLRVDVRWIDIDSKVKLNGEKIGTVNIDPLVYGVAYVFKF comes from the coding sequence ATGCGCAAGACCTCCACCCTTCTGCTGTCCAGCCTCGCCGTCGCTCTGTCGCTGGCCGCCGCCCCGGCCATGGCCCAGTCCAAGGGCGACTGGACCATCAGTGCCGGCGTGCACCAGGTTGCCCCCAAGTCCGACAACGGCACCCTGGCCGGCGGCCTGGAAGTCGATGTCGACAGCGACATCAAGCCGACCATCACCGGTGAATACTTCATCGCCGACAACCTCGGCATTGAAGTGCTGGCCGCCCTGCCCTTCAAGCACGACATCAACATCAACGGCCTGGGCCGCGTCGGCAGCACCAAGCACCTGCCGCCGGTGGTCACCCTGCAGTACCACTTCAATAGCCAGGGCAAGGTGTCGCCGTTCGTCGGTGCCGGTGTCAACTACACCACCTTCTTCAGCGAAGAGACCACCGGTGCGCTGGCCGGCGCGGACCTGAAGCTGGAAGACTCCTGGGGCCTGGCCGCCCACGCCGGCCTGGACTTCAAGGTTGCCGAGAACGGTTCGCTGCGCGTTGACGTGCGCTGGATCGACATCGACAGCAAGGTCAAGTTGAACGGCGAAAAGATCGGCACCGTCAACATCGACCCGCTGGTGTACGGCGTGGCCTACGTCTTCAAGTTCTGA
- a CDS encoding MBL fold metallo-hydrolase, translating to MSLHVAAFFHPDSHTFSYVVHDPASLQAAVIDPVLDYDPDTDAPGEAPLQALRAHIDAQELQVRWLLETHAHADHVSAGRRLKQQWPQATLAMGEGITQVQRTFAPRYGVDVPANGAPFDHLFVDSEHFALGELDAEVIAVPGHTPDSVAYRIGDALFTGDSLFMPDGGTARCDFPGGDAGLLYRSIQRLLALPDATRVFICHDYGPGGREVANETTIGAQRAHNIHLRDGVSEAEFVTTRQARDATLAEPKLMHPSVKANIQGGA from the coding sequence ATGTCGCTGCACGTTGCCGCCTTCTTCCACCCCGACAGCCATACCTTCAGCTACGTGGTGCATGACCCGGCCTCGCTGCAGGCGGCAGTGATCGACCCGGTGCTGGATTACGATCCCGACACCGACGCGCCGGGTGAAGCGCCGCTGCAGGCGCTGCGCGCCCACATCGATGCACAGGAGCTGCAGGTGCGCTGGCTGCTGGAGACCCACGCGCATGCGGATCATGTGAGCGCCGGCCGCCGGCTCAAGCAGCAATGGCCGCAGGCGACGCTGGCGATGGGCGAAGGCATCACCCAGGTGCAGCGCACGTTTGCCCCGCGCTATGGCGTGGACGTGCCCGCCAATGGTGCGCCGTTTGACCACCTGTTCGTCGACAGCGAGCACTTCGCGCTGGGCGAACTCGATGCCGAGGTGATTGCGGTGCCGGGCCATACGCCGGACAGCGTGGCCTACCGGATCGGCGATGCGCTGTTTACGGGCGACTCGTTGTTCATGCCGGATGGCGGCACGGCGCGCTGCGATTTTCCCGGTGGCGACGCTGGGCTGCTGTACCGTTCGATCCAGCGCCTGCTGGCGCTGCCCGATGCAACCCGGGTGTTCATCTGCCATGACTACGGTCCGGGCGGGCGCGAGGTGGCCAACGAAACCACCATCGGAGCGCAGCGCGCGCACAACATCCATCTACGCGATGGGGTGAGCGAGGCGGAGTTTGTTACCACGCGGCAGGCGCGTGATGCCACCTTGGCCGAGCCGAAGCTGATGCATCCGTCAGTGAAAGCCAATATCCAGGGCGGCGCGTAG
- the gap gene encoding type I glyceraldehyde-3-phosphate dehydrogenase → MAIKVGINGFGRIGRNVLRSAVLNFGNDIEIVAINDLLEPDYLAYMLKYDSVHGRFKADVSVSCSDLLVNGKKIRLTQERDPANLKWDEVGVDVVIESTGLFLTKETAQKHIDAGAKKVILSAPSKDDTPMFVYGVNDKTYAGQAIISNASCTTNCLAPLAKVINDKWGIKRGLMTTVHAATATQKTVDGPSNKDWRGGRGILENIIPSSTGAAKAVGVVIPELNKKLTGMSFRVPTSDVSVVDLTVELEKEATYAEICAEVKAQSEGALKGILGYTEDKVVATDFRGETHTSVFDAEAGIALDGTFVKLVSWYDNEWGYSNKCLEMAKVVAAK, encoded by the coding sequence ATGGCAATCAAGGTTGGCATCAACGGTTTCGGTCGCATCGGGCGCAACGTGCTGCGTTCGGCGGTGCTGAACTTCGGCAATGACATCGAAATCGTGGCCATCAACGATCTGCTGGAGCCCGATTACCTGGCCTACATGCTGAAGTACGACTCCGTGCACGGCCGCTTCAAGGCTGACGTGAGCGTGTCCTGCAGCGACCTGCTGGTGAACGGCAAGAAGATCCGCCTGACCCAGGAACGCGACCCGGCCAACCTGAAGTGGGACGAAGTGGGCGTGGACGTGGTGATCGAATCCACCGGCCTGTTCCTGACCAAGGAAACCGCGCAGAAGCACATCGATGCGGGCGCGAAGAAGGTGATCCTGTCGGCCCCGTCGAAGGACGACACGCCGATGTTCGTGTACGGTGTGAACGACAAGACCTACGCCGGCCAGGCGATCATATCGAACGCGTCGTGCACGACCAACTGCCTGGCCCCGCTGGCCAAGGTGATCAACGACAAGTGGGGCATCAAGCGCGGCCTGATGACCACCGTGCATGCTGCCACCGCCACCCAGAAGACCGTTGACGGCCCGTCCAACAAGGACTGGCGCGGCGGCCGCGGCATCCTGGAGAACATCATTCCTTCGTCGACCGGCGCAGCCAAGGCCGTGGGCGTGGTGATTCCGGAATTGAACAAGAAGCTGACCGGCATGAGCTTCCGCGTTCCGACCTCGGACGTGTCGGTGGTCGACCTGACCGTGGAACTGGAAAAGGAAGCCACCTACGCTGAAATCTGCGCCGAAGTGAAGGCACAGAGCGAAGGCGCGCTGAAGGGCATCCTGGGCTACACCGAAGACAAGGTGGTGGCCACCGATTTCCGCGGCGAAACCCACACCTCGGTGTTCGACGCCGAAGCCGGCATCGCGCTGGACGGCACCTTCGTCAAGCTGGTGTCGTGGTACGACAACGAATGGGGCTACTCCAACAAGTGCCTGGAAATGGCCAAGGTTGTGGCTGCAAAGTAA
- a CDS encoding S1/P1 nuclease: MKISSLLRASTVALALTFVSTDALAWGAQGHRLVARVAESRLTPATRAEVDRLLANEPVPTLAGVAPWADELRGKDPGLGRRSARWHYINMGEDDCRYLPATQCSNGNCVVEALKAQTAILGDRSRSDAERAQALKFVVHFVGDIHQPMHAGYGHDKGGNDFQVQYNGRGTNLHSLWDSGMLNTRKLDDDAYAARLNKLPKPKFNKRANITADAVSWAEASCRIAIAPGVYPPKRTLEAGYTDTYLPVAERELRLAGERLAVLLNDTLGKR; this comes from the coding sequence ATGAAAATCTCCTCCCTGCTCCGTGCCAGCACCGTTGCCCTGGCTCTCACGTTTGTTTCCACCGACGCCCTGGCCTGGGGCGCGCAAGGCCATCGCCTGGTGGCGCGCGTCGCCGAATCACGCCTGACCCCGGCCACCCGCGCCGAGGTCGACCGCCTGCTCGCCAACGAACCGGTACCCACCCTGGCCGGCGTCGCCCCGTGGGCCGACGAACTGCGTGGCAAGGACCCGGGCCTGGGTCGGCGCTCGGCGCGCTGGCATTACATCAACATGGGCGAGGACGATTGCCGTTATCTGCCTGCAACCCAATGCAGCAACGGCAACTGCGTGGTTGAAGCACTGAAGGCGCAGACCGCCATCCTCGGCGATCGCAGCCGGTCCGACGCCGAACGCGCGCAGGCACTGAAGTTCGTGGTGCATTTCGTCGGCGACATCCATCAGCCGATGCACGCCGGTTATGGCCACGACAAGGGCGGCAACGACTTCCAGGTGCAGTACAACGGTCGCGGCACCAACCTGCATTCGCTGTGGGACAGCGGCATGCTCAACACCCGCAAGCTGGATGACGATGCCTATGCCGCGCGCCTGAACAAGCTGCCGAAGCCGAAGTTCAACAAGCGCGCCAACATCACCGCCGATGCGGTGAGCTGGGCTGAAGCCAGCTGCCGGATTGCCATTGCACCTGGCGTTTACCCACCGAAGCGTACGCTTGAGGCGGGCTATACCGACACTTACCTGCCGGTCGCCGAGCGCGAACTTCGTCTGGCTGGTGAACGCCTCGCCGTGTTGCTCAACGATACGCTGGGGAAACGCTGA